From the genome of Segatella hominis, one region includes:
- a CDS encoding glycosyltransferase family 4 protein, which translates to MNRVLMVGSAEQSGGGVASVLRLMKTMPFWEKYHCGWLGTQIQRGYGVKLWYAVKAYFKAMFTIWQYDIVHFHTVPDKICLIIQMPVLLLALLGRKKIVMHIHMGNQLEDHQHNRLFIWCLNRADCVVLLAKKWQKCFAEWFPTVKAKTAVIYNACAPTPAVDYSIKEKSIIMAAFLNDNKHPDLLLKAWKNLKVDFPDWHVTIMGNGEVERFQAMAQTMGLDDSVTFTGYITGKQKEDVWNKASIYCMCSRHEGFPMVVLEAWARGVAVVTTPVGGLPDVIEEGKNSLTFPFDDVDTLTMQLRKLMESPMFRKDMAEYSKSFGERVFAPVKVNESIEKLYEEILKV; encoded by the coding sequence ATGAATAGAGTTTTGATGGTAGGCTCCGCTGAACAGAGTGGCGGCGGAGTAGCGAGTGTGCTGCGCCTGATGAAGACGATGCCTTTCTGGGAGAAGTATCATTGCGGATGGCTTGGTACGCAAATTCAGAGAGGATATGGCGTGAAATTGTGGTATGCGGTGAAGGCTTACTTCAAGGCGATGTTTACGATATGGCAGTATGATATCGTGCATTTCCACACGGTGCCTGATAAGATTTGTCTGATTATTCAAATGCCTGTGCTTTTATTAGCATTACTTGGCAGAAAGAAGATAGTCATGCATATCCACATGGGTAATCAGTTGGAGGATCATCAGCATAATCGGTTGTTTATATGGTGCTTGAATAGGGCTGACTGCGTAGTGCTGTTAGCAAAGAAGTGGCAGAAGTGTTTTGCAGAATGGTTCCCTACTGTGAAAGCCAAGACTGCTGTTATCTATAATGCCTGTGCTCCGACTCCAGCTGTGGATTATTCTATCAAAGAAAAGAGTATCATCATGGCTGCCTTTTTGAATGATAACAAGCATCCCGATTTGCTCCTGAAGGCATGGAAGAATCTGAAGGTAGATTTCCCAGACTGGCATGTTACCATCATGGGAAATGGTGAAGTGGAGCGCTTTCAGGCGATGGCTCAAACTATGGGTTTGGATGATAGTGTTACATTTACTGGTTATATCACTGGCAAGCAAAAGGAGGATGTATGGAATAAAGCAAGTATCTATTGTATGTGCTCTCGCCATGAGGGTTTCCCTATGGTGGTATTGGAAGCCTGGGCAAGGGGCGTTGCTGTGGTAACTACTCCTGTAGGTGGCCTTCCTGATGTGATTGAAGAGGGGAAGAACAGCCTCACTTTCCCATTTGATGATGTGGATACGCTTACTATGCAGCTTCGCAAACTGATGGAGTCGCCAATGTTTCGCAAGGATATGGCAGAATATTCTAAAAGCTTCGGAGAAAGGGTGTTTGCTCCTGTTAAGGTGAATGAGAGTATTGAGAAGTTATATGAGGAGATATTAAAAGTTTAA
- a CDS encoding transposase — MNTGLDQYMDIFKDAVEDSAAKITKSFEKILIEVIILFMVIPRKINFTQMGRYGLHVEQTYRNAFGLKKSKCIDWLKLNVSLAKRFLGKQGRWAIAIDPSYISKAGKKTPHIGRFWSGCAQSVKHGLEIMGIGLIDIDAKDCMMLKAHQSLSNKELSLRNKTMVDFYISVIKRYRKELLKLSTLIVADAYFSTSTFVNGIKKEGFSLISRFRDNACLFYVYAGPRTGKRGRPKTKDGKIDMKNLDLTRMEKMEMKDIEGTAYTLIAYSKALRCKVRLVIWQMPNGKKKLFFSTDTSLSGEEVLLYYRTRFQIEFCFRDAKGYTGLMDCQARDKWKLDFAFNASFTSLNVAKVTMKEMGMEYSMSSFKSLMTNIYLVKRIFKASGYTPNRTLISKIFKDLSCLQRIAA, encoded by the coding sequence ATGAATACAGGACTTGACCAATATATGGATATCTTTAAAGATGCAGTTGAAGATTCAGCTGCAAAGATAACAAAAAGTTTCGAGAAAATACTCATCGAGGTGATAATTTTGTTCATGGTAATACCAAGAAAGATAAATTTCACCCAAATGGGGAGGTATGGCTTGCATGTTGAGCAAACCTATCGCAACGCATTCGGCTTGAAAAAGTCGAAGTGCATTGATTGGCTCAAACTTAATGTCTCACTTGCCAAGCGCTTCTTGGGTAAACAGGGAAGATGGGCTATTGCCATTGATCCCAGCTACATCAGTAAAGCTGGCAAGAAAACACCACATATCGGTCGTTTTTGGTCAGGATGTGCTCAGTCTGTTAAACATGGTCTCGAAATCATGGGTATTGGCCTCATTGATATTGATGCCAAAGACTGCATGATGTTAAAAGCACACCAGTCGCTAAGTAATAAAGAACTGAGTCTTAGAAACAAGACTATGGTAGATTTCTATATCAGCGTCATTAAGCGTTACCGCAAGGAACTTCTTAAACTCTCAACCCTCATAGTTGCAGATGCTTACTTCTCTACAAGTACATTTGTTAATGGGATAAAGAAAGAAGGGTTCTCTTTGATAAGCCGCTTTCGTGACAATGCTTGTCTCTTTTATGTCTATGCTGGTCCACGTACTGGAAAACGTGGTCGCCCCAAGACCAAGGATGGCAAGATTGATATGAAGAATCTTGACCTCACTCGAATGGAGAAGATGGAGATGAAAGATATAGAAGGAACAGCTTATACTTTGATAGCCTATTCCAAGGCACTCAGGTGTAAAGTTAGACTTGTCATCTGGCAGATGCCGAATGGCAAGAAGAAACTATTCTTCTCTACAGACACCTCACTTTCGGGTGAAGAAGTACTTCTTTATTATAGAACCAGGTTCCAGATCGAATTTTGCTTTCGTGACGCCAAAGGCTATACTGGTCTTATGGACTGCCAGGCTCGCGATAAGTGGAAACTCGATTTTGCTTTCAATGCTTCGTTCACATCACTAAATGTTGCCAAGGTAACTATGAAGGAGATGGGAATGGAATATTCTATGTCTTCATTCAAGTCACTGATGACCAACATTTATCTGGTGAAACGAATTTTTAAAGCAAGCGGGTACACCCCGAACCGAACTTTAATTAGCAAGATTTTCAAAGATCTCTCGTGCTTACAGCGTATAGCTGCTTAG